One region of Leptidea sinapis chromosome 10, ilLepSina1.1, whole genome shotgun sequence genomic DNA includes:
- the LOC126966381 gene encoding uncharacterized protein LOC126966381 isoform X2: MELCFVCNEVEKMINQPVLQSGGGFKRRSAVLQDSEDNDTSTKRGRQGEPSTSSGLTSVNDEMVNCSLCQILIRKRYYANHLRSNLHKNNVMQLHSTLKNVTVHESAFGNRIISYKIKSKSNQLQTFETPEMFLNSIKNEIISLFEESVRLLTIFKVNFILHANFVQETKNISNEFEFQTCSYTIMQGEDLNFFFSSLCDMLMTKISTFEKKDSGWSLKKINALDMNINKFNPLRGKSYIELPKEIKLKKSVINVQNSDDLCFKWALLSALYPVTKNSQRVSSYSKYSNKLNFDGVTFPVKMTDIQKVERLNNLSVNVFGLEYNCKKKVHELVGPLYLTKSRKIVHINLLFISHGTINHFCYIKNLSRLVSGQISNHEHAIYICDGCLLHFSTNDKLSAHQLNDCCHIKVELPSTEKTLKDWFGQPISNNVLKFDKFNKMLQIPFVIYADFEAFLNPIQTCFNDPSKPYTTNVHKHEVYSFGYYIKCSYDDSLSKYETYSGPHCTHVFMNQLYKDLEVICTKNSFVISPKPLTSNDNEIISQCKDCFICQFNLNGECALYFDSHTGHFRGVAHEVCKTKFRIPYHIPVFLHNLSQYDSHFIVHALNSIEGEIDIIPQTKEKYISFTKTIKFNNHKIQLRFVDSFKFLPCSLDKLVQNLMEEQFQTLKYNFPNNNDFLRLRKKGIYPYEFMSSHDSLKLSALPSRDKFYNTLTDTHISDEDYEHAKDVWQHFHCQNMSDYSDLYLKTDVLLLTDVFENFRALCLQTYGLDPAHYYTAPGLSWDAMLKCTKIKLELLQDFEQIAFIRSGIRGGVSQCSNRYAKANNKYMREYDKDTPNSFLTYLDANNLYGWAMSQFLPTGGFEWVDVTTNFDVPDDYEYGFILEVDLEYPIELHDLHSDLPLCPENICIGNTKDIKLVPNLRNKIKYVIHYRNLKQCLTMGLKLQKIHRILKFKQCAWLQYYIDLNTNMRKLATSDFEKDFYKLMNNSVFGKTMENIEKRVNVKLLSHWENQGKILGAQDLIAKPEFHSLSIFNENLVAVQLRKTKLFHNKPIYLGFCILDISKTLMYDFHYNYMFKKFQNKLKLLYTDTDSLIYQIFTDDFYRDIKPDLHLRFDTSDYTEKNIFGYPKLNKKKLGYFKDENNGNIFNEFVGLRSKMYALDVEGKFTAKAKGVNKSVTKNMKMENYKTCLFENKNEYCSMLRFKSIKHNIFTQRINKSSLSFNDTKRYILPNNIDTLAWGHHKIE, from the exons atggaactctgctttgtatgtaatgaggttgaaaaaatgatcaa tcaacctgttctacaaagtggaggaggttttaagagaagaagtgcagtattacaagacagtgaagacaatgatacaagtacaaagagaggaagacaaggggaaccatccacatcatcggggctcaccagtgtgaacgatgaaatggtgaactgttctttatgtcaaatcttaatacggaaaagatattatgcaaatcatcttagaagtaacctccataagaataacgtaatgcaattacatagtactttaaaaaatgtcacagtacacgaatcggcttttggtaatagaataatctcatataaaataaagagtaaatccaaccaattacaaacattcgaaacaccagaaatgtttttgaattctattaaaaatgaaattatttcactatttgaggaatctgttcgattgcttacaatttttaaagttaattttattctgcacgctaattttgttcaagaaacaaaaaatatttctaatgaatttgaatttcaaacatgtagttatactataatgcagggtgaggatttaaattttttcttttcgtccttatgtgatatgttgatgactaaaattagcacatttgagaaaaaagatagtggttggagtcttaagaaaataaatgcattagacatgaatataaacaaattcaatccattacgtggaaaatcatacattgaattacctaaagaaatcaaattaaaaaaaagtgttataaatgtacaaaactcggatgatttatgctttaaatgggctttgctttctgcattatatccagttactaagaactctcagagagtttcatcttacagtaaatattcaaataaattaaattttgacggagttacgtttcctgttaaaatgacagatatacaaaaagtagaaaggttaaataatttaagtgtaaatgtttttggtcttgaatacaattgtaaaaagaaagtacatgaattagttggtccattgtatttaacaaaatcacggaaaattgttcatatcaatttattatttatttcgcacggaacaattaatcatttttgctacattaaaaacctatcgcgtttagtaagtggtcaaatttcaaaccatgaacatgcaatctacatctgtgacggttgtcttttacacttctcaacaaatgataagttatcagcccatcaattgaatgattgttgtcatattaaagtggaattgcctagtacagaaaaaactttaaaagattggtttggacaaccaatttcaaacaatgtcttaaaatttgataaatttaataagatgttacaaataccatttgttatatacgcggattttgaagctttccttaatccaattcagacatgctttaacgatccatcaaaaccttatacaactaatgttcacaaacacgaagtttatagttttgggtactatatcaaatgttcatatgatgatagtttatcaaaatatgaaacatatagtggtcctcattgtactcatgtctttatgaatcagttgtataaagatttagaagtgatttgcacaaagaattcttttgtcataagtccaaagcctttgacttccaatgataatgaaattatttcgcaatgtaaagactgctttatatgtcaatttaatttaaatggtgaatgtgcattatactttgactcgcatacaggacattttagaggagttgcacacgaagtatgtaagacaaagtttagaatcccctatcacatcccagtttttttacacaatcttagtcaatatgactctcattttattgttcatgcattaaattctattgaaggggaaattgatattattccacaaacgaaagaaaagtacatttctttcacaaaaacgataaaatttaataatcataaaattcaattgagattcgttgattcgtttaaatttttgccttgtagtttagacaaacttgttcaaaatttgatggaggaacaatttcaaacattaaaatataattttccaaataataatgattttttacgtcttagaaaaaaaggaatttatccatatgaatttatgtcatcacatgattccttaaaactttcagcactccctagtcgcgataaattttacaatacattaaccgacacacatatttccgatgaagattatgaacatgccaaggatgtttggcaacactttcattgtcaaaatatgtcagattattctgatttatatcttaaaaccgatgttttacttttaacagatgtgtttgaaaatttccgagccttatgtttgcaaacatatggtctagatccagctcattattatacagcacctgggttaagttgggatgctatgttaaaatgcacaaaaattaaattagaattacttcaagactttgaacaaatagcttttattagatcgggcattcgaggaggtgtatctcaatgtagcaatcgttatgccaaagcaaataacaaatatatgcgagaatatgataaagacacaccaaactcatttttaacttatcttgatgctaataacctttacggatgggccatgtctcaattccttcctacaggaggttttgagtgggtagatgtcacaactaattttgatgtccctgatgattatgaatatggttttattttggaagtagatctagaatatcctattgaactgcatgatttacattctgacctacccttatgtcctgagaatatatgtattggtaatacaaaagacataaaattagttccaaaccttcgtaataaaattaaatatgtgattcactacagaaatttaaagcaatgtctgacaatgggtttaaaattacaaaaaattcatagaattttaaaattcaaacaatgcgcatggttacaatattatatagatttaaatacaaacatgcgtaaactagccacatctgatttcgaaaaagatttttataaattaatgaataactcagtgtttggaaaaacaatggaaaatatcgaaaaaagagtaaatgtaaaattattgagtcattgggaaaatcagggtaaaattctaggcgcacaagatttaattgctaagccagaattccatagtttatctatttttaatgaaaatttggttgcagttcaattacgaaagacgaaattgttccataataaacctatttatttgggattttgtatattggatatttctaaaactctaatgtacgactttcactataactatatgtttaaaaagtttcaaaacaaattaaaattattgtacacagatactgatagtttaatatatcaaatttttacagatgatttttacagagatataaaacctgatttacatttgcgtttcgatacctctgactatacagaaaaaaatatatttggctatccaaaactcaataaaaagaagttaggctactttaaagatgaaaacaatggtaatatatttaatgaatttgtaggacttagatctaaaatgtatgcattagatgttgagggaaaattcacagctaaagctaagggggttaataaaagtgttactaagaatatgaaaatggaaaattataagacttgcttatttgaaaataagaacgaatattgttcaatgcttagatttaagtcaataaagcataatatttttactcaaagaataaataaatctagtctgtcatttaatgataccaaacggtacattttaccgaataatattgatacattagcttggggtcatcataaaatagaataa
- the LOC126966381 gene encoding uncharacterized protein LOC126966381 isoform X1, giving the protein MENAFNPTMEENTYKTFYYPLSEDSQDSLKVPQLKSLKRASSNENIDALFEVKKTKQKKISSSISRAQDNGSIYITTNADDGRNASHLVKIEIYDLNKIKNTPAQEQWKYADYRLKYYTIDNNESYKDIKKILYNVTKKILETENYKKYNFNNNQPVLQSGGGFKRRSAVLQDSEDNDTSTKRGRQGEPSTSSGLTSVNDEMVNCSLCQILIRKRYYANHLRSNLHKNNVMQLHSTLKNVTVHESAFGNRIISYKIKSKSNQLQTFETPEMFLNSIKNEIISLFEESVRLLTIFKVNFILHANFVQETKNISNEFEFQTCSYTIMQGEDLNFFFSSLCDMLMTKISTFEKKDSGWSLKKINALDMNINKFNPLRGKSYIELPKEIKLKKSVINVQNSDDLCFKWALLSALYPVTKNSQRVSSYSKYSNKLNFDGVTFPVKMTDIQKVERLNNLSVNVFGLEYNCKKKVHELVGPLYLTKSRKIVHINLLFISHGTINHFCYIKNLSRLVSGQISNHEHAIYICDGCLLHFSTNDKLSAHQLNDCCHIKVELPSTEKTLKDWFGQPISNNVLKFDKFNKMLQIPFVIYADFEAFLNPIQTCFNDPSKPYTTNVHKHEVYSFGYYIKCSYDDSLSKYETYSGPHCTHVFMNQLYKDLEVICTKNSFVISPKPLTSNDNEIISQCKDCFICQFNLNGECALYFDSHTGHFRGVAHEVCKTKFRIPYHIPVFLHNLSQYDSHFIVHALNSIEGEIDIIPQTKEKYISFTKTIKFNNHKIQLRFVDSFKFLPCSLDKLVQNLMEEQFQTLKYNFPNNNDFLRLRKKGIYPYEFMSSHDSLKLSALPSRDKFYNTLTDTHISDEDYEHAKDVWQHFHCQNMSDYSDLYLKTDVLLLTDVFENFRALCLQTYGLDPAHYYTAPGLSWDAMLKCTKIKLELLQDFEQIAFIRSGIRGGVSQCSNRYAKANNKYMREYDKDTPNSFLTYLDANNLYGWAMSQFLPTGGFEWVDVTTNFDVPDDYEYGFILEVDLEYPIELHDLHSDLPLCPENICIGNTKDIKLVPNLRNKIKYVIHYRNLKQCLTMGLKLQKIHRILKFKQCAWLQYYIDLNTNMRKLATSDFEKDFYKLMNNSVFGKTMENIEKRVNVKLLSHWENQGKILGAQDLIAKPEFHSLSIFNENLVAVQLRKTKLFHNKPIYLGFCILDISKTLMYDFHYNYMFKKFQNKLKLLYTDTDSLIYQIFTDDFYRDIKPDLHLRFDTSDYTEKNIFGYPKLNKKKLGYFKDENNGNIFNEFVGLRSKMYALDVEGKFTAKAKGVNKSVTKNMKMENYKTCLFENKNEYCSMLRFKSIKHNIFTQRINKSSLSFNDTKRYILPNNIDTLAWGHHKIE; this is encoded by the exons atggag aatgcattcaacccaacaatggaagaaaatacatataaaacattttactatcccttgtctgaagatagtcaggattcattaaaagttcctcaacttaaatccttgaagagggccagctcaaatgaaaatatagatgcattattcgaagtgaaaaaaacaaaacaaaagaaaatatcatcatcaatatccagagcacaggataatggaagtatttacattacaactaatgcagatgacggaagaaatgcatcacatttggttaaaatagaaatctatgatctcaataaaataaaaaacacgcctgcacaagaacaatggaaatacgctgattatagattaaaatattatacaatcgacaataatgaaagttataaggacattaaaaagattttatacaatgttacgaagaaaattttagaaacagaaaattataagaaatataattttaacaataa tcaacctgttctacaaagtggaggaggttttaagagaagaagtgcagtattacaagacagtgaagacaatgatacaagtacaaagagaggaagacaaggggaaccatccacatcatcggggctcaccagtgtgaacgatgaaatggtgaactgttctttatgtcaaatcttaatacggaaaagatattatgcaaatcatcttagaagtaacctccataagaataacgtaatgcaattacatagtactttaaaaaatgtcacagtacacgaatcggcttttggtaatagaataatctcatataaaataaagagtaaatccaaccaattacaaacattcgaaacaccagaaatgtttttgaattctattaaaaatgaaattatttcactatttgaggaatctgttcgattgcttacaatttttaaagttaattttattctgcacgctaattttgttcaagaaacaaaaaatatttctaatgaatttgaatttcaaacatgtagttatactataatgcagggtgaggatttaaattttttcttttcgtccttatgtgatatgttgatgactaaaattagcacatttgagaaaaaagatagtggttggagtcttaagaaaataaatgcattagacatgaatataaacaaattcaatccattacgtggaaaatcatacattgaattacctaaagaaatcaaattaaaaaaaagtgttataaatgtacaaaactcggatgatttatgctttaaatgggctttgctttctgcattatatccagttactaagaactctcagagagtttcatcttacagtaaatattcaaataaattaaattttgacggagttacgtttcctgttaaaatgacagatatacaaaaagtagaaaggttaaataatttaagtgtaaatgtttttggtcttgaatacaattgtaaaaagaaagtacatgaattagttggtccattgtatttaacaaaatcacggaaaattgttcatatcaatttattatttatttcgcacggaacaattaatcatttttgctacattaaaaacctatcgcgtttagtaagtggtcaaatttcaaaccatgaacatgcaatctacatctgtgacggttgtcttttacacttctcaacaaatgataagttatcagcccatcaattgaatgattgttgtcatattaaagtggaattgcctagtacagaaaaaactttaaaagattggtttggacaaccaatttcaaacaatgtcttaaaatttgataaatttaataagatgttacaaataccatttgttatatacgcggattttgaagctttccttaatccaattcagacatgctttaacgatccatcaaaaccttatacaactaatgttcacaaacacgaagtttatagttttgggtactatatcaaatgttcatatgatgatagtttatcaaaatatgaaacatatagtggtcctcattgtactcatgtctttatgaatcagttgtataaagatttagaagtgatttgcacaaagaattcttttgtcataagtccaaagcctttgacttccaatgataatgaaattatttcgcaatgtaaagactgctttatatgtcaatttaatttaaatggtgaatgtgcattatactttgactcgcatacaggacattttagaggagttgcacacgaagtatgtaagacaaagtttagaatcccctatcacatcccagtttttttacacaatcttagtcaatatgactctcattttattgttcatgcattaaattctattgaaggggaaattgatattattccacaaacgaaagaaaagtacatttctttcacaaaaacgataaaatttaataatcataaaattcaattgagattcgttgattcgtttaaatttttgccttgtagtttagacaaacttgttcaaaatttgatggaggaacaatttcaaacattaaaatataattttccaaataataatgattttttacgtcttagaaaaaaaggaatttatccatatgaatttatgtcatcacatgattccttaaaactttcagcactccctagtcgcgataaattttacaatacattaaccgacacacatatttccgatgaagattatgaacatgccaaggatgtttggcaacactttcattgtcaaaatatgtcagattattctgatttatatcttaaaaccgatgttttacttttaacagatgtgtttgaaaatttccgagccttatgtttgcaaacatatggtctagatccagctcattattatacagcacctgggttaagttgggatgctatgttaaaatgcacaaaaattaaattagaattacttcaagactttgaacaaatagcttttattagatcgggcattcgaggaggtgtatctcaatgtagcaatcgttatgccaaagcaaataacaaatatatgcgagaatatgataaagacacaccaaactcatttttaacttatcttgatgctaataacctttacggatgggccatgtctcaattccttcctacaggaggttttgagtgggtagatgtcacaactaattttgatgtccctgatgattatgaatatggttttattttggaagtagatctagaatatcctattgaactgcatgatttacattctgacctacccttatgtcctgagaatatatgtattggtaatacaaaagacataaaattagttccaaaccttcgtaataaaattaaatatgtgattcactacagaaatttaaagcaatgtctgacaatgggtttaaaattacaaaaaattcatagaattttaaaattcaaacaatgcgcatggttacaatattatatagatttaaatacaaacatgcgtaaactagccacatctgatttcgaaaaagatttttataaattaatgaataactcagtgtttggaaaaacaatggaaaatatcgaaaaaagagtaaatgtaaaattattgagtcattgggaaaatcagggtaaaattctaggcgcacaagatttaattgctaagccagaattccatagtttatctatttttaatgaaaatttggttgcagttcaattacgaaagacgaaattgttccataataaacctatttatttgggattttgtatattggatatttctaaaactctaatgtacgactttcactataactatatgtttaaaaagtttcaaaacaaattaaaattattgtacacagatactgatagtttaatatatcaaatttttacagatgatttttacagagatataaaacctgatttacatttgcgtttcgatacctctgactatacagaaaaaaatatatttggctatccaaaactcaataaaaagaagttaggctactttaaagatgaaaacaatggtaatatatttaatgaatttgtaggacttagatctaaaatgtatgcattagatgttgagggaaaattcacagctaaagctaagggggttaataaaagtgttactaagaatatgaaaatggaaaattataagacttgcttatttgaaaataagaacgaatattgttcaatgcttagatttaagtcaataaagcataatatttttactcaaagaataaataaatctagtctgtcatttaatgataccaaacggtacattttaccgaataatattgatacattagcttggggtcatcataaaatagaataa